In Candidatus Binatia bacterium, the genomic stretch AAGCGGGGCAACTTCCCGGTGCGCAAATGCGTGTGGAGCGCATCCAGGGCGCGATGCCCGACGGATGCTCGAGTGATTCTCGAATGAACCGGCCACTCCATCGTCGCAGAGCGCGAATGACCGTCCGCGCAGCATGTGAGGCATGTCGCTTCTGCAAGTCCCGGTTGCGAGGGTTCTGTTTACCGGTGCAAACCCCGGTTAGAATGACGCGCAGGTGTAGTCATTCCAGCCCTGCCTGCAAGAAGGCGGCGCAGTTGCCATCAGCGGCAGCGGCCGCGCCGCCGGAGGAAGGTCGATGAGCCCAGTGAAGATCCTCGCAATCCTGCTGATCGCCGGCGGTGCGGCCGCGTTGGCATACGGACAATTCAGCTACACGCAGGAAACCCACGAGGCCAAGCTCGGGCCGCTCGATCTTGCCGTCAAGGAAACGCGCAACGTCGTGATTCCGCAGTGGATGAGCGCCGTCGCCGTCGGCGGCGGTGTGTTGATATTCATTCTCGATCGGCGCTGAGCGTGCGTCACCTCGAGACGAAGCCCTCTGCGGCGGCCATAATCCATCGGACCCATCGGAGGTTGTCATCATGAGATTTCACCGACTCGCCTTTTGCGCGCCGCTGGCGATGGCGGGCTTCGTCGCGTGCAGCAGCGTCGCGATGCTGAGCGCCGATCTTGCGGCACCGTCCGTCGCCGCAGCCCAGGATATCGACGATGCGTACTTCTACTCTGCGCTCGCGCCGAACGGAGAGTGGTTCTACCAGGCCGATCTCGGGTGGGCGTGGCATCCGACTCACGTCGGTCCAGGCTGGCGCCCGTACACCGAAGGTCGCTGGGAATGGTCGGACGATTACGGCTGGACCTGGGTTTCCGACGAGCCGTGGGGCTGGGCCACGTACCACTACGGTCGCTGGTACTTCGATCCCTACTACGGCTGGTCGTGGATACCGGGCCACGTCTGGGCCCCGGCGTGGGTGAGCTGGCGATCCGAGGCCGGATACGTCGGATGGGCGCCGCTGTGGCCAGCTTTCTTCGATGAGCATCCGGAATACCGCTGGGACTCCTGGGACCACGACCGCGACTGGGACAGCCGCAATCACGACCGCGACTGGGACCGCTGGATCTTCACGCGCGACCGCGATTTCACGTCCGATCGCGTCGGTCGCCTTGCGGTTCGCGACATGGGCGAACGCGACGACATCTTCCGCCAGTCGCGTGACGTGACGCGTTTCGACCAGAACCGGCCGGAGCAGATCGGGCACAGCATCGATCGCACGATGATCGAACGAGCGGTCGGTCATCCGGTGCGTACGGTGCACGTCGAGACGTCGGACCGGCCGGTGACGAACCACGACGCCCACAGCGACCGGATCCAGATGTTCCGCCCTCACGTCCGCGAGACGCCGGACCGGACGCCGGATCGGCTGGGCCTTGCAAAACCGGCTTCGCAGCAGCCGCACGAGGCCGACACCATCCGCAAGGAAAAGCAGCGCATCGACGCGGTGCCGGAAAAGGACCGTACCGCCACCGGCCGCCAGCACCCGCGCGAGGGACACGACGAGCACGGCGCGGCGCCTTCCGCAGTCGAGCGCGAGAACGCGCGGCCGAATGCGGATGCGGGCCAGAACCGGGAGAACCAGCCGGGCGGCCGTGAACCGCAGCAGATGCAGCAGCGCGACCAGCAGCAACGGCAAAAGCAGCAGGAACAGCAACAGCGCCAGCAGGAGCAGGATCAGCGACGCCAGCAGCAAGTGCAGCAGCGCGACCAGCAGCAACAGCAGAAGCAGCAGGAACAGCAGCAGCGCCAGCAGGAGCAGGATCAGCGACGCCAGCAGCAAGTGCAGCAGCGCGACCAGCAGCAACAGCAAAAGCAGCAGGAACAGCAACAGCGCCAGCAGGAGCAGGACCAGCGGCGCCAGCAGCAGATGCAGCAGCGCGAGCAGCAACAGCAAAGGCAGCCGCCGCCGCAACATCCGCAGCCGCAGGAGCATGGAACGAACGAGCAGCCGCCGCGCGGCGGCCCGGCGCCCGCGCCCCACAGCGGGGGCCCGCAGCAAGGAGGCCCGCACGGCGAAGGCGCACCCGGTCAGCCGCCGGCTCCCGCATCCGGAAACGAGGGAGAGCGCCAGCCGGCGCACTGATCGTCGAGCATGAGCAACGAGCTCGCCTGCGATTGCATCGAGCGCAGGCGAGCTCGCGTTCCATCGCGCAGGACGCCGGCTGCAAGAGTCGCAAGCGGCGACGTTCCCTTGTTGCCTCGTTGGTTCGACTCAACGGTCGTGCGCGATCACGCGCAGCATCATCACAAAGTGTGCATCTGCGTCTTCCCTCAAGCGCGGTTGCAAGCGCGGTTGTCGCTCGAATGAGGGATGATTGTGCGCAGATGCGTGCGCATCCGCCTGCGTGAAAAGAAAACCCTTCACGGACCCGCTTGCCCCATTTATGTTGAATTTCGAAGGACGGCGGGCATCGAAACGCTGACTGTTCGACGAACATGAGTGCTCCGCGCAGCGCTGCGGCGACGCGGAAAATCTCAAGGGAGAGCGCAAATGAACTGGGATCAGATCGAAGGCAACTGGAAGCAATTCAAGGGCGGCGTCAAAGAGCGCTGGGGGAAACTGACCGATGACGAACTGTCGACCATCGGCGGCAAGCGCGACAAGCTGGCCGGTCTGCTTCAGAAGAAGTACGGCATGGCCAAGCAGGCAGTCGAAGACGAAATCTCGAAGTACGAGACCAGCCTCGACGAGGACGTGGAGATGGAGCAGCGGGCTAAACGCAGCTCCCACTGACGGTAGCCGTCCACGACGGGGCCCTCAGACCGGGGTCGCCCGTCAAGGAGAAAGGCATGTTACATTACGCGATCGTATTCTTCGTCATTGCACTGATTGCTGCAGTGCTCGGCTTCAATGGAGTG encodes the following:
- a CDS encoding DUF6600 domain-containing protein; the encoded protein is MRFHRLAFCAPLAMAGFVACSSVAMLSADLAAPSVAAAQDIDDAYFYSALAPNGEWFYQADLGWAWHPTHVGPGWRPYTEGRWEWSDDYGWTWVSDEPWGWATYHYGRWYFDPYYGWSWIPGHVWAPAWVSWRSEAGYVGWAPLWPAFFDEHPEYRWDSWDHDRDWDSRNHDRDWDRWIFTRDRDFTSDRVGRLAVRDMGERDDIFRQSRDVTRFDQNRPEQIGHSIDRTMIERAVGHPVRTVHVETSDRPVTNHDAHSDRIQMFRPHVRETPDRTPDRLGLAKPASQQPHEADTIRKEKQRIDAVPEKDRTATGRQHPREGHDEHGAAPSAVERENARPNADAGQNRENQPGGREPQQMQQRDQQQRQKQQEQQQRQQEQDQRRQQQVQQRDQQQQQKQQEQQQRQQEQDQRRQQQVQQRDQQQQQKQQEQQQRQQEQDQRRQQQMQQREQQQQRQPPPQHPQPQEHGTNEQPPRGGPAPAPHSGGPQQGGPHGEGAPGQPPAPASGNEGERQPAH
- a CDS encoding CsbD family protein: MNWDQIEGNWKQFKGGVKERWGKLTDDELSTIGGKRDKLAGLLQKKYGMAKQAVEDEISKYETSLDEDVEMEQRAKRSSH